CGTGCTCTGGGTGGTGGGCACCATCAGCCAGCGTCAGGGCCCCGTGCTCAAGCGCATCTACGAGCAGATGGCGGACCCCAAGTGGGTCATCGCCTTCGGCACGTGCGCCAGCTGCGGCGGGTTCTACGACAACTACACCACCATCCCCGGCGCCGACAAGGTCATCCCGGTGGACGTGTTCATCCCCGGCTGCCCGCCGCGCCCCGAGGCCGTGCTGGACGCGCTCATGCTGCTCCAGGAGAAGATCACCAAGGGCGACCGTCAGCCCATGACCGTGCCGCCCGCCGAGGTGCCGCGTCAGCTCAAGGAGCGCGTGGGCGAGCTGCCCGTGCTGCCCGCGGGGGGCCACGATCCCAAGAGCGGAGGTCACGGATGAGCAAGTCTGCCATCGCTCGCCTCAAGGCTCAGTTCGGCGACAAGATCCTCTCCACCAGCGACTTCCGCGGCGACGACAGCTGCTACGTCGCCCCGTCCGACTGGGCGGCCGTGGCCACCTTCCTGCGCGACGACGACCAGCTGAAGATGAACATGTTCACGGACCTCACGGCCGTGGACTACCCCGAGCGCGAGCCCGACGAGCCCCGCTTCGAGCTGGTGCTCATGGTGCGCTCGCTCGAGAAGAACCACCGCGTCATGGTGAAGACCAAGGTCGCCGACGGCGCCACGCCCGCCACGCTGGTGGGCGTCTGGGCCGGCGCCAACTGGGCCGAGCGCGAGGTGTTCGACATGTTCGGCATCCGCTTCAAGGACCACCCGGACCTGCGGCGCATCCTCATGTACGACGAGTTCGAGGGGTACCCGCTCCGCAAGGACTACCCCATCGATCGCGTGCAGCCGATCGTGGAGTACCGCGACTCGAACGAGATGACCAAGCAGGCCCCCTTCGGCATCGAAGAAGGTCAGCCGTTCGCGCGCATCGACTGGGAAGCTCGACTCGGGGCCGACAAGCCCACGCAGGTGAGCCCCGCCATCGCGCAGCAGCAGGGTGAGACGCGCACGCTCAGCGACAGCGCCGCCGCCCTGGTGATGGAGGCCAAGCTGAAGGCCAAGCGCGAGGCAGCCGCCGCCGAACAAGGCGCAAAGGAGTAGACCGTGGAGCCAGCCGACGACATCCACCTCGACGACGACGCCGCCCTCGAGCTCCCCGCCGAGCCCATGCGGCTCAACATGGGTCCTTCGCACCCCGCCATGCACGGCACCATCCGCATGGTGCTCGATCTCGACGGCGAGATCGTCCAGAACGTGGACGTGCAGCCGGGCTACCTGCACCGCGGCTTCGAGAAGAGCTGCGAGCGCGGGACCTGGGCGCAGGTCTTCCCGTACACCGACCGCCTCAACTACGTGTCGCCCATGTGCAACAACGTGGGCTACGCGCTGGCGGTGGAGAAGCTGCTGGGCATTCAGGTGCCGGTCCGCGCGCAGTACTACCGCGTGATGCTGGCCGAGATCGCCCGCATCTGTGACCACTTCACGTGCAACGGCGCGGCCGCCATGGAGCTCGGCGCCTTCACGCCGTTCCTGTGGATCCTGAAGGTCCGCGAGTGGCTCTGGCACATCCTCGAGGCCGAGACCGGCGCGCGCATGACGCACAGCTTCGCGCGCATCGGTGGCATGGCGGCGGAGCCCACGCCGGGCTTCAAGGCCGCCATCCGCGCGCGCATCCCGGAGGTGCGCAAGGTCATCGCCGAGACCGAGACGATGCTCATCAAGAACCGCATCTTCTTGGACCGCACCCAGGGCGTGGGCATCCTCACCAAGTCGCGCGCCATCGAGCTGGGCTGCACCGGCGTCATCGGGCGCGCCGCGGGCATCCCCTACGACGTCCGCAAGGACAACCCGTACCTCGTCTACGGCGAGCTCGACTTCGAGGTGCCGGTCGGCCAGGACGGCGACAACTGGGACCGCTTCATGTGCCGCTTCGAAGAGGTGCACCAGTCGCTGCGCATCCTCGAGCAGTGCCTCGACAAGATGCCCGACAGCGGGCCCGTGTCGGTCACCGACCCGCGCATCACGCTGCCCCCCAAGAGCGAGGTGTACTCCACCATCGAGGGCACCATCGCGCACTTCAAGCTCATCATGGAGGGCGTGAAGCCACCCAAGGGCGAGGTGTACAGCTTCACCGAGGCAGGCAACGGAGAGCTCGGCTTCTTCATCGTCAGCGACGGCAGCGGCACCCCCTACCGCATCCGTGTGCGTCCGCCGTGCTGGTTCAACCTGCAGGCGGTGCGCGAGATGGTCATGGGCGACATGATCGCGGACATCATCCCAACGTTCGGGTCGATCAACATGATCGGCGGCGAGTGCGATCGCTGAGGTCTATTTATCTATGTCGACGTTTACCCTGAACGGGCGCCAGATCGCCTTCGAAGCCGGCGAGACCATCATGCAGGCCGCGTGGCGGTCGGGCATCGAGATCCCGCACTACTGCTGGCACCCCGGCCTCAGCGTCGCGGCCAACTGCCGCATGTGCTTGGTCCACATCGAGAGCGGTCGCCAGATGGCGATGCCCATCGTGAAGTGGGACGAGAAGAAGAAGGCCTACGTCCCGGACACCAAGCCCAAGCTCACGCCCGCGTGTCAGCAGACGGCCGCCGAGGGCATGGTCATCAGCAGCGAGAGCGCCGAGGTGAAGCAGGCGCAGGCCGCCGTGCAGGAGTTCCTGCTGCTCAACCACCCGGTGGACTGCCCCATCTGCGACCAAGCGGGCGAGTGCAAGCTGCAGGACTACTACTACGAGCACCAGAGCACGGTGAAGCGCAAGCGCACCGAGCCGGTGCACAAGCCCAAGGGCGTGCGCTTCGGGCCCACCATCGTCTACGACGCCGAGCGCTGCATCATGTGCACGCGCTGCATCCGCGTGTGCGACGAGCTGGCGGGTGACCACGTGCTGGACATGCGCGAGCGCGGCAACCGCAACGAGATCACCGTGGCCCAGGGCCGCGAGCTGGACCACCGCTACACGCTCATGACCGAGCACGTGTGCCCCGTGGGCGCGCTCACCAGCAGCGACTTCCGCTTCAAGGCGCGCGTGTGGTTCCTGAAGAGCCAGGAGGGCGTCTGCTCCGGCTGCGCCACGGGCTGCAACACGCACGTGGACTTCGATCCGCGCTACGGCAAGGTCTACCGCCTGCGCCCGCGCGACAACATGGACGTCAACAAGTTCTGGATGTGCGACGACGGCATGATGACGTATCGCCGCCAGAGCGAAGACCGCGTGCTCACGGCGTCGCTCGGCCGCGGTGACGCCCGCGTGCCGGCCTTCGGCGACGAACCCTTCCAGCAGGCCGCGCGCCAGCTCGGCTCGGTCACGTCCAACAAGATTGGCGTGGTGCTCAGCGCGCAGCACAGCAACGAAGACAACTACGCCCTCGCGCAGCTGGCCAAGAAGCTGGGCACCAGCAAGGTGTACCTCGCTGGGCTCGACGCCACGCGCGAGGGCTGGGTGGCCGACGCCATCCTGCGCAGCGCCGACCCCAACCCCAACACGGCGGGCGCCCGTGTCGCGGCCGGCGGCTCGCTCGACGAGACCACCGAAGACCTGCTCCAGGACATCCTGGGCGGCGAGGTCGAGGCGGTCATCGCCCTCGGCGCGGCGTCGCTCGAGACCCTGGCGGAGCTCGAGGCCCTCACCAAGCTGGATGCCGTCATCAGCCTCACCAGCCACGTGGGCGCGCTGCCCGCCGCGGCCAGCGTGGTGCTGCCGGTGGCCAGCGTGTTCGAGACGCACGGCACCTTCGTGAACCAGAAGGGCATGCACCAGGCCTTCCGCCGCGCGGTCTCCGCGCAGGGTGGCGTCGAGCCGGGCTGGAAGACGGTCGCCAAGCTGGCCGAGGCCCTGGGCCACGACCTCGCGCTCGGCGGGCTCCAAGACATCCGTACCAAGCTGGCCGCCACGGCTGGCGCAGGCGCCACGTCCGGTGGCGCGGAGGCACGCGCATGACCACTGGTCTCTTGCTGCTCACCACGGCGCTGAAGATCCTCTTCATCCTGCTGGTCACCGTGGGCGCGTTCGCCCCCATGCTGGTGTGGGCCGAGCGCCGCCAGAGCGCCATGATGCAAGACCGCATCGGGCCTCATCGCGCCGGCATCATGCTGCCGCGCGGCACCGCCGAGATGCTGGGCGCCACGGTCGCGCCCATGCGCTTCGGCGCGCTCGCTGCGGGTGCCCTCGGGGCCGTGGTGCTCTTCGTGTTCGCGTGCGCCTGGGCCATCGACGACCCCGAGCTGGTGCCGGGCGTCAGCGTCTTGCAGCTGGTGCAGATGGGCGTGGGCCTGCTGGTGCTGGGCGGCATCATGGACGTGGGCGCCAAGATCCACGGCATGCTGGCGGCCAACGGCGGCAACATCTCGCTCGCGGGTCTGCTGCACCCCTTGGCCGATGCCTTGAAGTTCATCTTCAAAGAAGACTTCATCCCGCCCAAGGCGGACAAGCTGCTCCACTCGCTGGCGCCCATCGTCACGCTCATGCCGGCCATCGCGGTGTTCGCGGTCATCCCGTTCTCCGACGTGCTCTACCTCGAGCACTGGGACGCCGTGGTGCCCCGCAACGGCGTGGTCGACGGCGAAGCCACCGCCATCCCGCTGCAGGTGGCCAACCTCAACGTGGGTGTGCTCTTCCTCTTCGCCATCGCGGGCACGGGCATCATCGGCGCGGCCATCGGCGGCTACGCGTCGGACAACAAGTACTCGCTCATCGGCGGTATCCGCGCGGCCAGTCAGATGGTCAGCTACGAGGTCGCGCTCGGCCTCACCATCGTGCCGTGCATCATGATCTACGACTCGCTGCGCCTCGAGGCCATGGCCACGTGGCAGCACGACAACGGCGTGTGGGGCGTGTGCGTGCTGCCCGTCACCATCGCCTTCGTGCTGTTCTTCACGGCCGCCATCGCCGAGACCAAGCGCATCCCGTTCGACTTGCCCGAGGGTGAGTCGGAGCTCGTGGGCGGCTACCTCACCGAGTACTCCGGCATGAAGTTCGGCATGTTCTTCATGAGCGAGTTCATCGAGGTGGTGGGCCTCGCGGCGGTTGCCGCGGTGGTCTTCTTCGGGGGCTGGGACCTGCCGTTCGTCTACCGCGACGGCATCGACCTCCCGGGCGTGTGGGACGCGCAGCTCGCGTCCTTCGTCATGGGCGTCCAGTACAGCCCCGACACCCCGGGCATCGACGCCACGGGCATCGCGCTCGCGCACTGGGGCATCCTGGCGCTCGGCGTGGCTGGCTTCCTGGCCAAGATCGTGGCGCTCATCTGGTTCCAGCTGCTCACGCGCTGGTCCCTCCCGCGCTTCCGCTACGACCAGATGATGATGCTCTGCTGGAAGGGCCTGCTGCCTGCCGCGCTCATCAACATCTTGTTCACGGGCGTCATCGTGCTGCTGGGCGAGCCCGCCATGAAGTTCGCCGTCTGGAGCGGCACCATCGTGGTCGTGGGCAGCTTGGTCTTCTTCTTCCTCCCCGCCCTCAAGCGGGACACGCGCGTCGCGGCCCCCGCTTCGCCAGCTTCACCCGTCGCGCACTGACGTAGGCCAAGGAGTTCATCATGGCGGCAACCGTCAAGGTCATCACGAAGCCCCCCCGCACGCTGGCCGACCAGGCCTACATCCCCGCCATCGCGCAGGGCCTGCGTCTCACCATGGGGCGCTTCTTCAAGAACACGTTCAGCGCGCGCGAAGACGGCGAGATCGTCACGCTCATGTACCCGGAGGAGACGGAGGCCTACCCCGAGCGCTTCCGCGGCATCCACCGCCTCACGCAGCGCGCCGATGGCTCGCCGCGCTGTGTGGCGTGCCTCTGCTGCAGCACGGCCTGCCCGGCGCAGTGCATCCACATCGAGGCCGGCGAGTACGGCGAGGGCGACCCGCGCCACGGCTACGAGCGCTACCCCGTCACGTTCGTCATCGACGAGCTGCGCTGCATCTTCTGCGGCTACTGCGTGGAAGCGTGCCCGTGTGACGCCATCCGCATGGACACGGGCGCGCACATGCCGCCCAGCACCTCGCGCGACCACTTCCTGTACGACAAGGAGACCCTGCTCTCCCTGCCGGGCCGCGATGGCAGCTACCTGACGGCCAACCCGCGCCACGAGCCGGGCGACGCGAGCCACCCGGCGTGGACCGCGAGCGCGGCCACTGACACGTGCCCTCCCTCCGGGGGGGTCTTCGACTTCTACTGAAGTGGGCGAGGAGCGGGCGTGAGTACGATCGCGAGGCGGAGAGGTACCCCGGCGCTGGGTCTGATTGGCCTCGTTCTGGGGCTGGTTGCGGGTTCGGCGTCGGCGCAGGGCAGCGTGGAGTTCGGTGTGGTGGACGCTGGCACGGTGCGCGTCTTTGCCGTGCAGAACGTGGCCATCGAAGAGGTGCAGACCGCTCACGGCCGCCGTGTGGTCGCGCTGCCGAACATGGGGCACGGCACCGGCTTCTCGGTGCCGGGCAACGACCGCCTGTTGCTGACGGCGGCCCACGTGGTGACCGACGCGCTCTATGGTGGTGCGACTCCCTGGCGACGGAGCGTACTTTCCCGCTCGCGTCGCGTATCGCGACGAGGAACGCGACGTAGCGGTGCTGCTGATCGATGGCGACGTTCCGCCGCTCGCGCTGCAGCCCTGCGACCCATGTGCTGCGGACTCGGCAGCCCGTCTTCACGGTGGGCTATCCGCTCGACGCCAGCCGGCGCCAGGCACAGTCATCGCGCGGCATCGTCGGCGGTGTTCGTGATGACGGTCAGGTCCAGCTCGATATGGACGTGAACCCGGGCAACTCGGGGGGGCCCGTCATCGACGAGGCCGACCAGGTGGTGGGCATGCTGGTGGCGCGCGGCGATGTGGCCAGCGGCGTGCAGGGCGTGGCTGTCGCCGTGCCGTTGGTGACCCTACACGACGCGCTCGCGCAAGCACGGGAGCGCGTCCGCGATGGCCGAGTGCCCATGCTTCCACAAGATGCCGCGCGTGCCGCGCACGTCATCGACACGCTCTCGCGCGTGGGCCTCATGCGCATCCTGCGCGAGGCATCGGACGTGACCGAGGGCACTGCGGACACACAGACCATTCAGGAGATTCGTGCGCTGAACGCGCCCGGCCTGGCGCCCGACATGCAGGTGTTCGTGGCCGCGTTCCTGTGGGATGCGGCGCAGATGCTGATGTTCCGCGCGGGCGACCACGTGAGCCCTTCGACCATGGCGGTCGGCGCGACTCGCACGCTGGCGGAAGAGCTGCTCAACGAGGCCTCGGCGCTGCTCCGCGCTGCCGCTACCGCGGATCCACGGTGGTCGACCGCTCGCCGTTCGTGCGCGTCACCACGGGTGGCGCAGCCGTGCTCATGTCGTCCGAGGCGCTGCGCCCGTTCGTCGATGCGTTCCCCGCGACCGCCGCGACAGCGCTTCCACCGGTTCCTGCAGAGAACTGGGACTGGCGGTCACGTCGGACCTGGACACTGGTTGCGGGTCTGGGCGGAGGCGTCGGCGCGTTCTCCGGCGACCGTGGGGACGACCACGGCGAAAGGCAGTAGTCTGCCAACCGGTACTGCAGTTCGCCTGTTCGTGGGGCTGCATCGCCCTGAGTGCGCTCATCCACCCTCGCGTTTGAGTTCGACTTCTTGATGATCACCCGGGCGCAAGCGGGGGAGGACTCCACGCCCTCCAACTACGACTACGATGACGACTACTTCGCGGTTGGAGACAACGAACGCTCCCTCGGTGGCTCCGGCTCGTTGCTGATTCGCTTCCACCCTGGCGGCTTCCCGTTCTACCTCGGCGTGGGCGCTCGGCTCGGCGCGCAGCGCTTCCAAGGCTCGCGGCTCACCGAGATCTGCGATGAGTTCAGTTGTTTTCCCAGCAGAGGACGCCTCCAATCGGTATGCTCTCGTCCAGCCGGGCGCGGAGGTGGGTGCAGAGCTCCGCCACGTAGACCTCGGCTTGCGGTTCTTCGCCGGCATTCCAGCCGAGGGGAAGCTCGCCGGTGTGTACACCGTGATGTTCAACCTGGGTTTCCGTCTGGCAGAAGGTGGGTGGTGATGCGCGCTGCCACGATGACCTTGCTCCTCGCGCTCGCCATGCTCGGCTGCGCCCGTGTGCATCCCTTCGAGACCGGGGGGTATCAGCACCCACAGTTCCCCATCTACGTCGCCGCCGGTGAGGCTGAGCGCCTGGTCTCGCAGGACTGGCTGGTGGAGGGCTGGTCCTTGAGCGTGCACGAGCGGCCGACGCGGCGTTTCCGGAGCTACGGCCGGCAGACTGATCTGGCACTTCGCCACCGGACCAGCAGCGGTCGCATGTGGCTCGATGTCGTCCCCGTCGAGGCCCGTCCGCGACCAGAAGCTGCGCGTCGTTGGGCGGGAGGTGGTGGCCGGTCGGGAACGCTCAGCACAACAACCTCGGCGGCCGCCA
This region of Sandaracinaceae bacterium genomic DNA includes:
- the nuoB gene encoding NADH-quinone oxidoreductase subunit NuoB, which produces MGELNQLKVIGGASGESFFTTKFDALLAWSRKWSLFQYPFATACCGMEFFQVAGPRYDVARFGAEAPRFSPRQSDVLWVVGTISQRQGPVLKRIYEQMADPKWVIAFGTCASCGGFYDNYTTIPGADKVIPVDVFIPGCPPRPEAVLDALMLLQEKITKGDRQPMTVPPAEVPRQLKERVGELPVLPAGGHDPKSGGHG
- a CDS encoding NADH-quinone oxidoreductase subunit C, translated to MSKSAIARLKAQFGDKILSTSDFRGDDSCYVAPSDWAAVATFLRDDDQLKMNMFTDLTAVDYPEREPDEPRFELVLMVRSLEKNHRVMVKTKVADGATPATLVGVWAGANWAEREVFDMFGIRFKDHPDLRRILMYDEFEGYPLRKDYPIDRVQPIVEYRDSNEMTKQAPFGIEEGQPFARIDWEARLGADKPTQVSPAIAQQQGETRTLSDSAAALVMEAKLKAKREAAAAEQGAKE
- a CDS encoding NADH-quinone oxidoreductase subunit D, whose translation is MRLNMGPSHPAMHGTIRMVLDLDGEIVQNVDVQPGYLHRGFEKSCERGTWAQVFPYTDRLNYVSPMCNNVGYALAVEKLLGIQVPVRAQYYRVMLAEIARICDHFTCNGAAAMELGAFTPFLWILKVREWLWHILEAETGARMTHSFARIGGMAAEPTPGFKAAIRARIPEVRKVIAETETMLIKNRIFLDRTQGVGILTKSRAIELGCTGVIGRAAGIPYDVRKDNPYLVYGELDFEVPVGQDGDNWDRFMCRFEEVHQSLRILEQCLDKMPDSGPVSVTDPRITLPPKSEVYSTIEGTIAHFKLIMEGVKPPKGEVYSFTEAGNGELGFFIVSDGSGTPYRIRVRPPCWFNLQAVREMVMGDMIADIIPTFGSINMIGGECDR
- a CDS encoding (2Fe-2S)-binding protein, with protein sequence MSTFTLNGRQIAFEAGETIMQAAWRSGIEIPHYCWHPGLSVAANCRMCLVHIESGRQMAMPIVKWDEKKKAYVPDTKPKLTPACQQTAAEGMVISSESAEVKQAQAAVQEFLLLNHPVDCPICDQAGECKLQDYYYEHQSTVKRKRTEPVHKPKGVRFGPTIVYDAERCIMCTRCIRVCDELAGDHVLDMRERGNRNEITVAQGRELDHRYTLMTEHVCPVGALTSSDFRFKARVWFLKSQEGVCSGCATGCNTHVDFDPRYGKVYRLRPRDNMDVNKFWMCDDGMMTYRRQSEDRVLTASLGRGDARVPAFGDEPFQQAARQLGSVTSNKIGVVLSAQHSNEDNYALAQLAKKLGTSKVYLAGLDATREGWVADAILRSADPNPNTAGARVAAGGSLDETTEDLLQDILGGEVEAVIALGAASLETLAELEALTKLDAVISLTSHVGALPAAASVVLPVASVFETHGTFVNQKGMHQAFRRAVSAQGGVEPGWKTVAKLAEALGHDLALGGLQDIRTKLAATAGAGATSGGAEARA
- a CDS encoding NADH-quinone oxidoreductase subunit H; translated protein: MTTGLLLLTTALKILFILLVTVGAFAPMLVWAERRQSAMMQDRIGPHRAGIMLPRGTAEMLGATVAPMRFGALAAGALGAVVLFVFACAWAIDDPELVPGVSVLQLVQMGVGLLVLGGIMDVGAKIHGMLAANGGNISLAGLLHPLADALKFIFKEDFIPPKADKLLHSLAPIVTLMPAIAVFAVIPFSDVLYLEHWDAVVPRNGVVDGEATAIPLQVANLNVGVLFLFAIAGTGIIGAAIGGYASDNKYSLIGGIRAASQMVSYEVALGLTIVPCIMIYDSLRLEAMATWQHDNGVWGVCVLPVTIAFVLFFTAAIAETKRIPFDLPEGESELVGGYLTEYSGMKFGMFFMSEFIEVVGLAAVAAVVFFGGWDLPFVYRDGIDLPGVWDAQLASFVMGVQYSPDTPGIDATGIALAHWGILALGVAGFLAKIVALIWFQLLTRWSLPRFRYDQMMMLCWKGLLPAALINILFTGVIVLLGEPAMKFAVWSGTIVVVGSLVFFFLPALKRDTRVAAPASPASPVAH
- a CDS encoding NADH-quinone oxidoreductase subunit I, encoding MAATVKVITKPPRTLADQAYIPAIAQGLRLTMGRFFKNTFSAREDGEIVTLMYPEETEAYPERFRGIHRLTQRADGSPRCVACLCCSTACPAQCIHIEAGEYGEGDPRHGYERYPVTFVIDELRCIFCGYCVEACPCDAIRMDTGAHMPPSTSRDHFLYDKETLLSLPGRDGSYLTANPRHEPGDASHPAWTASAATDTCPPSGGVFDFY
- a CDS encoding serine protease; translation: MATFRRSRCSPATHVLRTRQPVFTVGYPLDASRRQAQSSRGIVGGVRDDGQVQLDMDVNPGNSGGPVIDEADQVVGMLVARGDVASGVQGVAVAVPLVTLHDALAQARERVRDGRVPMLPQDAARAAHVIDTLSRVGLMRILREASDVTEGTADTQTIQEIRALNAPGLAPDMQVFVAAFLWDAAQMLMFRAGDHVSPSTMAVGATRTLAEELLNEASALLRAAATADPRWSTARRSCASPRVAQPCSCRPRRCARSSMRSPRPPRQRFHRFLQRTGTGGHVGPGHWLRVWAEASARSPATVGTTTAKGSSLPTGTAVRLFVGLHRPECAHPPSRLSSTS